The window ATCGGATCTCGAAATTCCACCCTTTCGGTGATCCAGTAGCACCTAGTATTTGCCCGTCGTGTTCCAAAATGCACTGAAAAAGGTGGTCCTGGCTCGCATCCCAGTCGAGCCTGATGAGCGTCCGGTCGTCGAACACGTCCACCTCCGTGACGCTATTAACCGTTGGATAGCGCTCGACCGTATCGAGAAAGCCGTTTTCGACCGGTTCGTAGACCCAGAAGAGCGGCACGGTCACGTCCCCACTCGGGACGAGCGTTTCCAGTTCGATGGCCGAGGCTTGCTCTAGACTGAGGATTTGCCCGAGTTCAAAAGCATCGGATGGGATGCGAATCTCCGTTATTACACTCATGCTCGCTTGTGCGACTAGATTGCCCGGTCGTACAAAAGGAGATGACATGGTGTACCATGGCTTTCCGGGTGTCAAACGGACTCCCCGCTCGCAGCATACACTATCCCGGCCAACAACTGTGCGTTGGCTCGTCTCAAAGCCATGATACAC of the Natrinema sp. HArc-T2 genome contains:
- a CDS encoding helix-turn-helix domain-containing protein — protein: MSVITEIRIPSDAFELGQILSLEQASAIELETLVPSGDVTVPLFWVYEPVENGFLDTVERYPTVNSVTEVDVFDDRTLIRLDWDASQDHLFQCILEHDGQILGATGSPKGWNFEIRFSDREAMSQCQACCEDAHISLDLTRIYNPTDPDAGPWYGLSEPQREALTLAIRRGYYDIPRGCTTAELADELGISDQAVTERLRRAIGTFGRYALLTPESAAEMD